In Hydractinia symbiolongicarpus strain clone_291-10 chromosome 4, HSymV2.1, whole genome shotgun sequence, the following proteins share a genomic window:
- the LOC130641334 gene encoding trichohyalin-like isoform X2, producing MASKNSSATNSGQKVSSEHKEPEKPLIYEPPDLRGRKHVEKVAGEYRVREDEVLADKLQHEEFEFHYGKNKDERHRGQIDIKTAKSIYLREVEDSGLLSKSELKRLCVDDGFIAQEVNRRLKEELEFEAQRKTATEMQDEEFARYLEAKEKEKLELERKRRLERRIAQDRAAAAKLQRDLDAKAAEVDVDVGVETSQKPGWEIDFEVGASTGEKTRQDLHELQDAEVARQLQLKEAELEQKRLEEERDRRIAAKLQKQEAEEYRREKAERKLRREREQSEQNRTSTSTEGKEEQPAAAQPRTKHLRSVDATGEPIRTKSVSAAPRYNASEQGTPQRAGSESRPKQRQNSDKSPYVVEQGTPQRAVSENRPKQRQNSDKSQYVVEQGTPQRAVSENRSKQRQNSDKSQYVVEQGTPQRAGSESRSKQRQPSDKRHHASAQKSGEPIYLQAVDATGRRVESQNGGVKNEPRLVDDQRALQQQMRHVDQLQQNGVDRQRGDSKKQKNKQPDNTWGLEYQSSNKQRVEPRYDTKEKQHYNNVAVSIDPTYSSIDSLKRGTPPPSSLDEHGDVRAAPVIQNVKRPSHSDEKKKKKWFSKKEKSSS from the exons ATGGCATCAAAAAATTCATCAGCAACTAATAGTGGTCAAAAAGTTTCAAGTGAACATAAAGAACCTGAAAAGCCTTTAATATATGAACCACCTGATCTAAGAGGAAGGAAACATGTGGAAAAAG TTGCTGGTGAGTATCGTGTAAGAGAGGATGAGGTTCTTGCAGATAAACTCCAACATGAAGAAT TTGAGTTCCATTATGGAAAAAATAAAGATGAAAGACACAGAGGACAAATTGATATCAAAACAGCAAAATCAATTTATTTGCGTGAAGTTGAAGATTCTGGTCTTCTCTCGAAGTCAGAACTAAAAAGACT TTGTGTAGATGATGGCTTCATTGCTCAAGAAGTTAATCGAAGATTAAAAGAAGAA ttgGAATTTGAAGCTCAAAGAAAAACTGCAACTGAAATGCAAGACGAG GAGTTTGCACGCTATCTGGaagcaaaagaaaaagagaaactgGAACTAGAAAGAAAGCGCAGATTAGAACGAAGAATTGCACAAGACAGAGCAGCTGCTGCCAAACTACAGAGAGACTTGGACGCTAAAG CTGCCGAAGTCGACGTCGATGTTGGAGTCGAAACATCGCAAAAACCAGGATGGGAAATTGATTTTGAGGTTGGAGCGTCAACGGGCGAGAAAACAAGACAGGATTTGCACGAATTACAAGATGCG GAGGTAGCTCGACAACTACAACTCAAAGAAGCTGAGCTG GAACAAAAGAGGTTAGAGGAAGAACGAGATCGG AGAATAGCTGCGAAGTTACAAAAGCAAGAAGCAGAAGAATATCGAAGAGAGAAAGCTGAGAGAAAATTACGCCGTGAGCGTGAGCAg agTGAACAAAACCGTACGTCAACCTCCACCGAAGGGAAAGAGGAACAACCTGCTGCTGCACAACCTCGTACTAAACATCTGCGTTCAGTCGATGCAACTGGCGAACCGATCCGTACAAAATCTGTGTCAGCAGCCCCTCGTTACAACGCGTCGGAACAAGGAACACCTCAAAGAGCAGGATCAGAAAGCCGACCAAAACAACGTCAAAACTCCGACAAGAGTCCGTATGTGGTGGAACAAGGAACACCACAAAGAGCAGTTTCAGAAAACCGACCAAAACAACGTCAAAACTCCGACAAGAGTCAATATGTGGTGGAGCAAGGAACACCACAAAGAGCAGTGTCAGAAAACCGATCTAAACAACGCCAAAACTCCGACAAAAGTCAGTATGTGGTGGAACAAGGAACACCACAAAGAGCAGGATCAGAAAGCCGATCAAAACAACGACAACCTTCCGACAAGCGTCATCATGCATCTGCACAGAAAAGCGGTGAACCTATTTACTTGCAAGCTGTTGATGCGACAGGAAGACGTGTGGAATCGCAAAATGGCGGTGTTAAAAATGAGCCACGTCTTGTTGACGACCAACGAGCTTTACAACAACAAATGCGCCATGTTGATCAGCTACAGCAAAATGGCGTCGATAGACAAAGAGGAGAtagcaagaaacaaaaaaataagcaaCCTGATAATACGTGGGGACTCGAATATCAGTCCTCGAATAAGCAAAGAGTGGAACCGAGATACGATACGAAGGAAAAACAACATTATAATAACGTCGCCGTAAGTATCGACCCGACATATTCTAGTATAGACTCGCTTAAGAGAGGAACCCCTCCTCCGTCGTCACTAGATGAGCACGGTGATGTTCGTGCTGCACCGGTAATACAAAATGTTAAACGTCCGTCGCATTCGGacgagaagaagaaaaagaagtggttttcaaagaaagaaaagtCGTCGAGTTGA
- the LOC130641334 gene encoding trichohyalin-like isoform X1 — translation MASKNSSATNSGQKVSSEHKEPEKPLIYEPPDLRGRKHVEKVAGEYRVREDEVLADKLQHEEFEFHYGKNKDERHRGQIDIKTAKSIYLREVEDSGLLSKSELKRLCKDDAWLAQEFQHRLDENLEFEAQRKTATEMQDEEFARYLEAKEKEKLELERKRRLERRIAQDRAAAAKLQRDLDAKAAEVDVDVGVETSQKPGWEIDFEVGASTGEKTRQDLHELQDAEVARQLQLKEAELEQKRLEEERDRRIAAKLQKQEAEEYRREKAERKLRREREQSEQNRTSTSTEGKEEQPAAAQPRTKHLRSVDATGEPIRTKSVSAAPRYNASEQGTPQRAGSESRPKQRQNSDKSPYVVEQGTPQRAVSENRPKQRQNSDKSQYVVEQGTPQRAVSENRSKQRQNSDKSQYVVEQGTPQRAGSESRSKQRQPSDKRHHASAQKSGEPIYLQAVDATGRRVESQNGGVKNEPRLVDDQRALQQQMRHVDQLQQNGVDRQRGDSKKQKNKQPDNTWGLEYQSSNKQRVEPRYDTKEKQHYNNVAVSIDPTYSSIDSLKRGTPPPSSLDEHGDVRAAPVIQNVKRPSHSDEKKKKKWFSKKEKSSS, via the exons ATGGCATCAAAAAATTCATCAGCAACTAATAGTGGTCAAAAAGTTTCAAGTGAACATAAAGAACCTGAAAAGCCTTTAATATATGAACCACCTGATCTAAGAGGAAGGAAACATGTGGAAAAAG TTGCTGGTGAGTATCGTGTAAGAGAGGATGAGGTTCTTGCAGATAAACTCCAACATGAAGAAT TTGAGTTCCATTATGGAAAAAATAAAGATGAAAGACACAGAGGACAAATTGATATCAAAACAGCAAAATCAATTTATTTGCGTGAAGTTGAAGATTCTGGTCTTCTCTCGAAGTCAGAACTAAAAAGACT TTGTAAAGATGATGCATGGTTAGCACAAGAATTTCAACATCGTTTAGATGAAAAT ttgGAATTTGAAGCTCAAAGAAAAACTGCAACTGAAATGCAAGACGAG GAGTTTGCACGCTATCTGGaagcaaaagaaaaagagaaactgGAACTAGAAAGAAAGCGCAGATTAGAACGAAGAATTGCACAAGACAGAGCAGCTGCTGCCAAACTACAGAGAGACTTGGACGCTAAAG CTGCCGAAGTCGACGTCGATGTTGGAGTCGAAACATCGCAAAAACCAGGATGGGAAATTGATTTTGAGGTTGGAGCGTCAACGGGCGAGAAAACAAGACAGGATTTGCACGAATTACAAGATGCG GAGGTAGCTCGACAACTACAACTCAAAGAAGCTGAGCTG GAACAAAAGAGGTTAGAGGAAGAACGAGATCGG AGAATAGCTGCGAAGTTACAAAAGCAAGAAGCAGAAGAATATCGAAGAGAGAAAGCTGAGAGAAAATTACGCCGTGAGCGTGAGCAg agTGAACAAAACCGTACGTCAACCTCCACCGAAGGGAAAGAGGAACAACCTGCTGCTGCACAACCTCGTACTAAACATCTGCGTTCAGTCGATGCAACTGGCGAACCGATCCGTACAAAATCTGTGTCAGCAGCCCCTCGTTACAACGCGTCGGAACAAGGAACACCTCAAAGAGCAGGATCAGAAAGCCGACCAAAACAACGTCAAAACTCCGACAAGAGTCCGTATGTGGTGGAACAAGGAACACCACAAAGAGCAGTTTCAGAAAACCGACCAAAACAACGTCAAAACTCCGACAAGAGTCAATATGTGGTGGAGCAAGGAACACCACAAAGAGCAGTGTCAGAAAACCGATCTAAACAACGCCAAAACTCCGACAAAAGTCAGTATGTGGTGGAACAAGGAACACCACAAAGAGCAGGATCAGAAAGCCGATCAAAACAACGACAACCTTCCGACAAGCGTCATCATGCATCTGCACAGAAAAGCGGTGAACCTATTTACTTGCAAGCTGTTGATGCGACAGGAAGACGTGTGGAATCGCAAAATGGCGGTGTTAAAAATGAGCCACGTCTTGTTGACGACCAACGAGCTTTACAACAACAAATGCGCCATGTTGATCAGCTACAGCAAAATGGCGTCGATAGACAAAGAGGAGAtagcaagaaacaaaaaaataagcaaCCTGATAATACGTGGGGACTCGAATATCAGTCCTCGAATAAGCAAAGAGTGGAACCGAGATACGATACGAAGGAAAAACAACATTATAATAACGTCGCCGTAAGTATCGACCCGACATATTCTAGTATAGACTCGCTTAAGAGAGGAACCCCTCCTCCGTCGTCACTAGATGAGCACGGTGATGTTCGTGCTGCACCGGTAATACAAAATGTTAAACGTCCGTCGCATTCGGacgagaagaagaaaaagaagtggttttcaaagaaagaaaagtCGTCGAGTTGA